In one Nicotiana sylvestris chromosome 8, ASM39365v2, whole genome shotgun sequence genomic region, the following are encoded:
- the LOC104246640 gene encoding phosphoglycerate mutase-like protein AT74 isoform X2, producing the protein MSNLFSKIYPTSFGVNHQKPHPKSSAIRCCNDEYSKVQHKSTELNGWVSSFPEKNLVLSYPGIVKPPRPKRIILVRHGQSEGNVDESVYTRVADPKVGLTEKGVEEAEECGRKMREIIEKNGGDDWKVYFYVSPYKRGIETLRNLAKSFERSRIAGVREEPRLREQDFGNFQDKEQMKIEKAVRARYGRFFYRFPNGESAADVYDRITVEQFEGLHNMSNGGMIVMERGYGGRYCLSVHHTREELQKFGMTDEMLIDQEWQKTAKPGELNYDCLITGPSYFTHFDDEEEKDFEL; encoded by the exons ATGAGTAATCTTTTCTCCAAGATTTATCCAACTTCTTTTGGAGTAAATCATCAAAAGCCTCACCCAAAATCTAGTGCAATCCGATGTTGCAATGATGAATATTCTAAAGTGCAACATAAATCAACAGAATTAAATGGTTGGGTTAGCAGTTTCCCAGAAAAGAACCTAGTATTATCATATCCAGGTATTGTCAAACCACCTAGGCCAAAAAGAATTATTCTCGTACGACATGGACAGAGTGAAGGAAATGTAGATGAAAGTGTATATACAAGAGTAGCTGATCCTAAAGTTGGATTGACAGAAAAAGGAgtagaagaagcagaggaatgtGGAAGGAAAATGAGGGAAATAATTGAGAAAAATGGTGGAGATGATTGGAAGGTTTATTTCTATGTATCACCTTATAAAAGAGGTATTGAAACTTTGCGTAATTTGGCTAAGTCATTTGAACGTTCAAGAATTGCTGGTGTTAGAGAAGAGCCTCGACTAAGAGAGCAAGACTTTG GAAATTTTCAGGACAAAGAACAAATGAAGATTGAGAAAGCTGTGAGAGCTCGTTATGGTCGTTTCTTTTATAGATTTCCTAATGGAGAATCAGCAGCAGATGTCTATGATAGAATCACAG TTGAGCAATTTGAAGGACTTCATAATATGAGTAATGGGGGCATGATTGTCATGGAAAGAGGCTATGGTGGAAG GTACTGCTTGTCAGTGCACCATACAAGGGAGGAGTTGCAGAAATTTGGGATGACTGATGAGATGCTAATTGACCAAGAATG GCAAAAGACAGCAAAGCCAGGTGAACTGAATTATGATTGTTTGATTACTGGACCATCTTACTTTACTCactttgatgatgaagaagaaaagGATTTTGAGTTGTGA
- the LOC104246640 gene encoding phosphoglycerate mutase-like protein AT74H isoform X1: MSNLFSKIYPTSFGVNHQKPHPKSSAIRCCNDEYSKVQHKSTELNGWVSSFPEKNLVLSYPGIVKPPRPKRIILVRHGQSEGNVDESVYTRVADPKVGLTEKGVEEAEECGRKMREIIEKNGGDDWKVYFYVSPYKRGIETLRNLAKSFERSRIAGVREEPRLREQDFGNFQDKEQMKIEKAVRARYGRFFYRFPNGESAADVYDRITGFRETLRSDIDIGRFQPPGQQSPNMNLVIVSHGLTLRVFLMRWYKWTVEQFEGLHNMSNGGMIVMERGYGGRYCLSVHHTREELQKFGMTDEMLIDQEWQKTAKPGELNYDCLITGPSYFTHFDDEEEKDFEL, from the exons ATGAGTAATCTTTTCTCCAAGATTTATCCAACTTCTTTTGGAGTAAATCATCAAAAGCCTCACCCAAAATCTAGTGCAATCCGATGTTGCAATGATGAATATTCTAAAGTGCAACATAAATCAACAGAATTAAATGGTTGGGTTAGCAGTTTCCCAGAAAAGAACCTAGTATTATCATATCCAGGTATTGTCAAACCACCTAGGCCAAAAAGAATTATTCTCGTACGACATGGACAGAGTGAAGGAAATGTAGATGAAAGTGTATATACAAGAGTAGCTGATCCTAAAGTTGGATTGACAGAAAAAGGAgtagaagaagcagaggaatgtGGAAGGAAAATGAGGGAAATAATTGAGAAAAATGGTGGAGATGATTGGAAGGTTTATTTCTATGTATCACCTTATAAAAGAGGTATTGAAACTTTGCGTAATTTGGCTAAGTCATTTGAACGTTCAAGAATTGCTGGTGTTAGAGAAGAGCCTCGACTAAGAGAGCAAGACTTTG GAAATTTTCAGGACAAAGAACAAATGAAGATTGAGAAAGCTGTGAGAGCTCGTTATGGTCGTTTCTTTTATAGATTTCCTAATGGAGAATCAGCAGCAGATGTCTATGATAGAATCACAG GGTTCAGAGAAACTCTTAGAAGTGATATTGACATAGGAAGATTTCAACCACCTGGTCAGCAGAGTCCAAATATGAATTTGGTTATAGTTTCTCATGGACTTACTCTAAGAGTTTTCTTGATGAGATGGTATAAATGGACAGTTGAGCAATTTGAAGGACTTCATAATATGAGTAATGGGGGCATGATTGTCATGGAAAGAGGCTATGGTGGAAG GTACTGCTTGTCAGTGCACCATACAAGGGAGGAGTTGCAGAAATTTGGGATGACTGATGAGATGCTAATTGACCAAGAATG GCAAAAGACAGCAAAGCCAGGTGAACTGAATTATGATTGTTTGATTACTGGACCATCTTACTTTACTCactttgatgatgaagaagaaaagGATTTTGAGTTGTGA